In one Streptomyces sp. NBC_01288 genomic region, the following are encoded:
- a CDS encoding PP2C family protein-serine/threonine phosphatase encodes MSRKHPMDDGDELLARLGTLTAQARERAELQRSLLELAVALQRGMLPGDMPVTPRFHIAVKYSPANHGLNVGGDWYDAFTMPDGRIGLSIGDVQGHNIEAAAFMGQVRVGLRALASVTSEPGELLSLTNDLLLSLGTELFATCTFMRLDPITGVLESARAGHIPSVWATADGRSGITDDEGGPPLGIVAGQRYPVTEHRLTTGGVFVLVTDGVVEGPSMSVDEGLDQVMRLAGVAAVAGMEAGSLAAAVIKGAERVGHEDDAAVLVVGHDAPDSGA; translated from the coding sequence ATGTCCCGCAAGCACCCCATGGACGACGGTGACGAACTCCTGGCCAGACTCGGGACGCTGACCGCCCAGGCACGCGAGCGGGCGGAGCTCCAGCGCTCCCTGCTCGAACTGGCCGTCGCCCTCCAGCGCGGCATGCTGCCCGGCGACATGCCCGTCACCCCCCGGTTCCACATCGCGGTCAAGTACTCGCCCGCCAACCACGGCCTCAACGTGGGCGGCGACTGGTACGACGCCTTCACGATGCCCGACGGACGCATCGGCCTGTCCATCGGCGACGTCCAGGGCCACAACATCGAGGCGGCCGCGTTCATGGGCCAGGTGAGGGTCGGTCTGCGCGCCCTCGCCTCCGTCACCAGCGAGCCCGGCGAACTCCTCTCCCTGACGAACGACCTGCTCCTGTCCCTCGGCACCGAACTCTTCGCGACCTGCACCTTCATGCGCCTGGACCCGATCACCGGGGTCCTGGAGAGCGCGCGGGCCGGACACATACCCTCCGTCTGGGCCACCGCCGACGGCCGCTCCGGCATCACCGACGACGAGGGCGGACCGCCCCTCGGCATCGTCGCGGGACAGCGGTACCCCGTGACCGAGCACCGGCTCACCACCGGTGGCGTCTTCGTCCTGGTGACCGACGGTGTCGTGGAGGGCCCCTCGATGAGCGTCGACGAAGGCCTCGACCAGGTGATGCGCCTCGCCGGAGTCGCCGCCGTGGCGGGCATGGAGGCGGGCTCCCTCGCGGCCGCCGTGATCAAGGGCGCCGAGCGCGTGGGGCACGAGGACGACGCCGCGGTCCTGGTCGTGGGCCACGACGCGCCCGACAGCGGGGCGTAG
- the ykgO gene encoding type B 50S ribosomal protein L36, whose protein sequence is MKVRNSLRSLKAKPGAQVVRRRGVTFVINKKDPRFKARQG, encoded by the coding sequence ATGAAGGTCCGCAACTCGCTGCGCTCGCTGAAGGCCAAGCCCGGCGCGCAGGTGGTACGCCGTCGCGGCGTGACGTTCGTGATCAACAAGAAGGACCCGCGCTTCAAGGCCCGCCAGGGCTGA
- a CDS encoding type B 50S ribosomal protein L31 — MRSGIHPVSRPVVFRDRAADTAFLTTSTARSARTIEWADGNTYPLIDVEISSASHPFYTGNTRVVDTAGRVERFERRYGRQS, encoded by the coding sequence ATGAGGTCTGGCATCCACCCCGTGTCCCGTCCGGTCGTCTTCCGCGACCGCGCGGCGGACACCGCGTTCCTGACCACCTCGACCGCGCGGTCGGCGCGCACGATCGAGTGGGCGGACGGGAACACCTACCCGCTGATCGACGTCGAGATCTCGTCGGCCAGCCACCCGTTCTACACCGGCAACACGCGCGTCGTGGACACCGCGGGCCGTGTGGAGCGCTTCGAGCGCCGCTATGGGAGGCAGTCATGA
- the rpmG gene encoding 50S ribosomal protein L33, which yields MARTTNRPVVTLKSTAGTGVTYVTRKSRRNDPDRLVLRKYDPVAGEHVDFREER from the coding sequence ATGGCACGCACCACGAACCGTCCCGTCGTCACCCTGAAGTCGACGGCCGGGACCGGCGTCACGTACGTGACGCGCAAGAGCCGTCGCAACGACCCCGACCGGCTGGTCCTGCGCAAGTACGACCCGGTGGCGGGGGAGCACGTCGACTTCCGCGAGGAGCGTTGA
- the nhaA gene encoding Na+/H+ antiporter NhaA: MSFETTDYTGQTTCGDEARTPLRDFLRTETGSAAVLVAAALVALVWANVTPSAYETFWETHLSVRLGSHGISLDLREWVNSGLMTLFFLVVGLEARREFDMGELRERRRLALPMVAGASGMLVPIAIYLAINSGHGTANGWGAVMSTDTAFALGMLAVVGRHMPPGLRVFLLTITVVDDFLALVVIAVFYSEHIAVPALLVAVGVFAVVVLLRRFRVRRGPLYALLGLVAWVALLKSGVDPVVIGLAMGLITYAYPAGRDDLERATGLFRLFREQPTPELERDVRAGIAASISPNDRLQRIYHPWASYAVVPLFALANAGLHLSGEQLARAFTSPVALGILIGYVVGKPLGIVSSTALTSVLSRGRIRPPVGWGAVTAGGTLAGVGFTVSLLIATLAFDGTTLEDAKTGILSAVICSFLVGRVVTGVIGVLPPQIRPRVLFGRAETIVDLSVPVDPDRDHLRGPRHAPVTVVEYGDYECPFCGQAEPVVRELLGSFGDEVRYVWRHLPLTDVHEHAQLAAEAAEAAALQGGYWEMHDLLLSHQGALRFKDLRAYAEQIGLDTARFERDMRAHEGAGHVAEDVESADLSGVAGTPTFFVNGRRHHGAYDIEGLSQAVRAARERAAVVAA, encoded by the coding sequence ATGTCCTTCGAAACGACCGACTACACGGGGCAGACCACGTGCGGCGACGAAGCCCGCACCCCGCTGCGTGACTTCCTGCGCACCGAGACCGGCAGCGCGGCCGTCCTGGTGGCGGCGGCGCTCGTCGCGCTCGTCTGGGCCAACGTCACACCGTCGGCGTACGAGACGTTCTGGGAGACCCACCTCTCCGTCCGGCTCGGCTCGCACGGGATCTCCCTCGATCTGCGGGAGTGGGTCAACAGTGGGCTGATGACGCTGTTCTTCCTGGTCGTCGGGCTGGAGGCGCGCCGCGAGTTCGACATGGGCGAGCTGCGCGAACGCCGGCGGCTGGCCCTGCCGATGGTCGCGGGCGCCAGCGGCATGCTCGTGCCGATCGCCATCTACCTGGCGATCAACAGCGGACACGGGACGGCGAACGGCTGGGGCGCGGTGATGTCCACCGACACGGCGTTCGCGCTGGGCATGCTCGCCGTCGTGGGCCGCCACATGCCGCCCGGATTGCGTGTGTTCCTCCTCACGATCACCGTCGTCGACGACTTCCTGGCGCTCGTGGTGATCGCCGTCTTCTACAGCGAGCACATCGCCGTACCGGCACTCCTGGTCGCCGTGGGCGTGTTCGCCGTCGTCGTGCTGCTGCGCAGGTTCCGGGTGCGCCGGGGTCCGCTGTACGCGCTGCTCGGGCTCGTCGCCTGGGTCGCCCTGCTGAAGTCGGGCGTGGACCCAGTCGTCATCGGCCTCGCCATGGGGCTGATCACGTACGCCTATCCGGCGGGGCGCGACGACCTGGAGCGCGCCACCGGACTGTTCCGGCTGTTCCGCGAGCAGCCCACACCCGAGCTGGAACGCGACGTACGGGCCGGTATCGCGGCGTCGATCTCTCCGAACGACCGGCTCCAGCGCATCTACCATCCGTGGGCGAGCTACGCCGTGGTCCCGCTGTTCGCGCTGGCCAACGCCGGTCTGCATCTCAGCGGGGAGCAGCTGGCCAGGGCCTTCACCTCGCCCGTCGCGCTGGGCATCCTCATCGGGTACGTCGTCGGCAAGCCGCTCGGCATCGTCTCGTCGACGGCACTGACCAGCGTCCTGTCCCGGGGCCGCATCCGGCCGCCGGTCGGCTGGGGAGCGGTGACCGCGGGCGGCACCCTGGCCGGCGTCGGCTTCACGGTCTCCCTGCTGATCGCGACCCTCGCCTTCGACGGCACCACCCTGGAGGACGCGAAAACGGGCATCCTCAGCGCCGTCATCTGCTCCTTCCTGGTCGGCCGAGTGGTCACGGGCGTGATCGGAGTGCTGCCGCCGCAGATCCGGCCCAGGGTCCTGTTCGGCCGGGCGGAGACCATCGTCGACCTGTCGGTCCCCGTCGACCCCGACCGCGACCACCTGCGCGGACCACGGCACGCCCCGGTGACCGTCGTGGAGTACGGCGACTACGAATGCCCCTTCTGCGGCCAGGCCGAGCCGGTAGTCCGCGAACTGCTCGGCTCTTTCGGGGACGAGGTGCGGTACGTGTGGCGCCACCTCCCGCTCACCGACGTCCACGAGCACGCCCAGCTCGCCGCCGAGGCCGCGGAGGCCGCCGCGCTACAGGGCGGCTACTGGGAGATGCACGACCTGCTCCTCAGCCACCAGGGCGCCCTGCGCTTCAAGGACCTGCGGGCCTACGCCGAACAGATCGGCCTGGACACCGCCCGCTTCGAGCGCGACATGCGGGCCCACGAGGGGGCGGGCCATGTCGCCGAGGACGTGGAGTCGGCCGACCTCAGCGGGGTCGCGGGCACGCCGACCTTCTTCGTGAACGGTCGTAGGCACCACGGCGCGTACGACATCGAGGGCCTCTCCCAGGCCGTACGGGCGGCTCGCGAGCGGGCGGCGGTGGTGGCGGCGTAG
- the pgm gene encoding phosphoglucomutase (alpha-D-glucose-1,6-bisphosphate-dependent), with product MPHERAGEQARAEDLVDVARLVTAYYALHPDPAEPGQRVAFGTSGHRGSSLATAFNEDHIAATSQAICEYRAEQGTDGPLFIGADTHALSEPAKVTALEVFAANEVTVLIDSADGYTPTPAVSHAILAHNRGRTSGLADGVVVTPSHNPPGDGGFKYNPPNGGPAGSEITSWIQDRANDIIASGMKDVRRIPYTRALAAPGTGRYDFLGMYVADLPSVLDLDAIRTAGVRIGADPLGGASVAYWGRIAEVHRLDLTVVNPLTDPTWRFMTLDWDGKIRMDCSSPYAMASLIAQRDRFDIATGNDADSDRHGIVTPDAGLMNPNHYLAAAIAYLYAHREQWPADAGVGKTLVSSSMIDRVAADLGRRLVEVPVGFKWFVDGLVDGSLGFGGEESAGASFLRRDGSVWTTDKDGIILALLASEITAVTGKTPSQHYAALTDRFGSPAYARIDAPASREEKALLAKLSPAQVTADTLAGEPVTAVLTEAPGNGAALGGIKVTTANAWFAARPSGTEDVYKIYAESFLGPDHLGQVQEEAKAVVGAALGG from the coding sequence ATGCCACACGAGCGAGCGGGCGAACAGGCCCGCGCAGAGGATCTCGTCGACGTAGCCCGTCTGGTCACCGCGTACTACGCGCTGCACCCGGACCCCGCCGAGCCGGGGCAGCGCGTCGCGTTCGGCACCTCCGGGCACCGGGGCTCGTCCCTGGCGACCGCGTTCAACGAGGACCACATCGCGGCCACCAGCCAGGCCATCTGCGAGTACCGGGCGGAGCAGGGCACGGACGGGCCCCTCTTCATCGGGGCCGACACGCACGCGCTGTCCGAGCCCGCGAAGGTCACCGCGCTGGAGGTGTTCGCCGCCAACGAGGTCACGGTCCTCATCGACAGCGCGGACGGCTACACCCCCACCCCGGCGGTGTCCCACGCGATCCTCGCCCACAACCGCGGCCGCACCTCGGGCCTCGCGGACGGCGTCGTGGTCACCCCGTCCCACAACCCGCCCGGCGACGGCGGCTTCAAGTACAACCCGCCGAACGGCGGCCCGGCCGGCTCCGAGATCACCTCCTGGATCCAGGACCGCGCCAACGACATCATCGCGAGCGGCATGAAGGACGTCCGCCGCATCCCGTACACCCGCGCGCTCGCCGCCCCCGGCACGGGCCGCTACGACTTCCTCGGCATGTACGTCGCCGACCTGCCGAGCGTCCTCGACCTGGACGCGATCCGTACGGCCGGTGTGCGGATCGGCGCCGACCCGCTGGGCGGGGCGTCCGTCGCCTACTGGGGCCGGATCGCCGAGGTGCACCGGCTCGACCTGACCGTGGTCAATCCGCTCACGGACCCGACCTGGCGGTTCATGACGCTGGACTGGGACGGCAAGATCCGTATGGACTGCTCGTCGCCGTACGCGATGGCCTCGCTGATCGCCCAGCGCGACCGGTTCGACATCGCCACCGGCAACGACGCCGACTCCGACCGGCACGGCATCGTCACCCCGGACGCGGGCCTGATGAACCCCAACCACTACCTGGCCGCCGCCATCGCCTACCTCTACGCCCACCGCGAGCAGTGGCCCGCCGACGCGGGCGTGGGCAAGACCCTGGTGTCCTCCTCGATGATCGACCGGGTCGCCGCCGACCTCGGGCGCCGGCTCGTCGAGGTGCCCGTCGGCTTCAAGTGGTTCGTGGACGGACTGGTCGACGGCTCGCTCGGCTTCGGCGGCGAGGAGTCGGCCGGCGCGTCCTTCCTGCGCCGGGACGGCTCCGTGTGGACCACCGACAAGGACGGCATCATCCTGGCGCTGCTCGCCAGCGAGATCACCGCGGTCACCGGGAAGACGCCGTCCCAGCACTACGCGGCGCTCACCGACCGGTTCGGCTCGCCCGCCTACGCCCGGATCGACGCACCGGCGTCCCGCGAGGAGAAGGCGCTGCTCGCCAAGCTCTCGCCCGCTCAGGTCACCGCCGACACCCTGGCCGGCGAGCCCGTCACCGCCGTCCTCACCGAGGCGCCCGGCAACGGCGCGGCCCTCGGCGGCATCAAGGTGACGACCGCCAACGCCTGGTTCGCGGCGCGGCCCTCCGGCACCGAGGATGTCTACAAGATCTACGCCGAGTCCTTCCTCGGCCCGGACCACCTCGGCCAGGTGCAGGAGGAGGCGAAGGCCGTGGTCGGGGCGGCGCTGGGCGGCTGA
- a CDS encoding SGNH/GDSL hydrolase family protein → MKRETHPVTTAHHRGRAVAVAAAVSGCALVVASAAPAAAHNSGHGHGRSTQYVALGDSYTSGPYIPTQVDANCARSDHNYPSVVTADQRGTVLKDVSCSGATTAEMWKAQGTNPPQLDAVQRDTDLVTVQIGGNDIGFSTIIGTCAKLSATDLTGNPCQRYYNSTGVDQLALTILNTAPKVTKVLRAVHKQAPHARVLVVGYPDLLPDDGSGCYPSVPFAAKDFPYLRDVGKRLNLMLRVVAALNGAEYVDTYGPTVGHDMCKAPADRWIEPLQPASPAAPAHPNAKGEAAMAGAVLKQLDRRHRY, encoded by the coding sequence ATGAAGCGTGAGACGCATCCGGTCACGACGGCGCACCACCGCGGCAGGGCCGTGGCGGTCGCCGCGGCGGTCAGCGGCTGCGCCCTCGTCGTCGCGTCCGCGGCACCGGCGGCCGCGCACAACTCGGGCCATGGGCACGGCCGTTCCACTCAGTACGTGGCGCTCGGCGACTCCTACACCTCGGGCCCTTACATACCGACCCAGGTGGACGCCAACTGCGCGCGCTCCGACCACAATTACCCCTCCGTGGTGACGGCGGACCAGAGAGGGACCGTCCTCAAGGACGTGAGCTGCAGCGGCGCGACGACCGCCGAGATGTGGAAGGCGCAGGGCACCAACCCGCCCCAACTGGACGCCGTACAGCGGGACACGGACCTGGTGACCGTGCAGATCGGCGGCAACGACATCGGGTTCAGCACCATCATCGGCACCTGCGCCAAGCTCAGCGCCACGGACCTGACGGGCAACCCCTGCCAGCGCTACTACAACTCCACCGGCGTCGACCAGTTGGCGCTGACCATCCTCAACACCGCGCCGAAGGTCACCAAGGTCCTCCGTGCGGTGCACAAGCAGGCACCCCACGCGCGCGTGCTCGTCGTCGGCTACCCGGACCTGCTGCCCGACGACGGCAGCGGCTGCTACCCCTCGGTACCGTTCGCCGCCAAGGACTTCCCCTATCTGCGGGACGTCGGCAAGCGCCTCAACCTGATGCTCCGTGTGGTGGCCGCGCTCAACGGCGCGGAGTACGTGGACACTTACGGCCCCACCGTCGGCCACGACATGTGCAAGGCGCCCGCCGACCGCTGGATAGAGCCGCTGCAACCCGCGTCCCCGGCTGCTCCGGCGCACCCCAACGCGAAGGGCGAGGCGGCCATGGCGGGCGCGGTGCTGAAGCAGCTGGACCGGCGCCACCGGTACTGA
- a CDS encoding chaplin produces MRKRLTATVGLAGAALLLCAGTANADPEPVGTASDSPGVLSGNVVQVPIDLDLNLCGNSIDVIGLLNPALGNHCESAD; encoded by the coding sequence ATGAGGAAGCGTCTGACGGCCACGGTGGGTCTGGCGGGTGCGGCGTTGCTGCTGTGCGCGGGTACGGCGAACGCGGACCCGGAGCCTGTCGGTACCGCCAGCGACAGCCCGGGCGTGCTCTCCGGAAACGTCGTTCAGGTGCCGATCGACCTGGACCTCAACCTGTGCGGCAACTCGATCGACGTCATCGGTCTGCTGAACCCCGCGCTGGGCAACCACTGCGAGTCCGCGGACTGA
- a CDS encoding flavodoxin family protein — protein sequence MPTLLIVHHTPSPNCQAMFEAVVSGATTPEIEDVRVVRRAALSATVSDVLAADGVLLGTPANLGYMSGALKHFFDQIYYPCLDETRGRPFGYYVHGGNDVSGAVRGIESITTGLGWRRVADPVTLTGEPDRAGVEACWELGATVAAGLEA from the coding sequence GTGCCCACCTTGCTGATCGTGCATCACACCCCCTCGCCCAACTGCCAGGCGATGTTCGAGGCCGTCGTCTCCGGAGCCACGACACCGGAGATCGAGGACGTGCGGGTCGTACGGCGTGCCGCGCTGTCGGCGACCGTGTCGGACGTGCTGGCCGCCGACGGCGTTCTGCTGGGCACGCCCGCGAACCTCGGTTACATGTCCGGCGCGCTCAAGCACTTCTTCGACCAGATCTACTACCCGTGCCTGGACGAGACCCGGGGCCGGCCCTTCGGCTACTACGTGCACGGCGGGAACGACGTGAGCGGAGCCGTGCGCGGCATCGAGTCGATCACGACCGGGCTGGGGTGGCGCCGCGTCGCCGACCCGGTGACGCTGACCGGCGAGCCGGACAGGGCCGGTGTCGAGGCGTGCTGGGAGCTGGGGGCGACGGTCGCCGCCGGTCTGGAGGCCTGA
- a CDS encoding serine/threonine-protein kinase codes for MNEGEPDRRVVDGRFELESRLGGGGMGTVWRAQDLLLHRYVAVKEVRPPDIDLAEYDPAAAEMLRQRVLREARALARVEHPNVVTIHHIVDEGVGTYPWLVMELVQGGSLADRLARGPMAPAEAAQLGSGVLDALNAAHAAGVQHRDVKPANVLLRTDGRPVLTDFGIAAIRDATALTATGSIIGTPDYMAPERVSGHSGGPAADLWSLAMMLYVAVEGYHPLQRGTTLATLAAVLQEDVPPPVRAGSLTPVLSCVLVRDPEARPDAGTVGRMLAAAAAQPEDRRPETTSYRLAPPIPPSLPPTDGMQATASGSRRRPAKRNRGVAVASSVVGVLLIGTLAWKVLPDGNDKKDTSASTGATGQTQQQTTPTVSASQSSAAVKTQDMLTPSGIRTAIKAFKEKTGSDRFADFSVYPGYVIADVMVKGSQTKYQSYTYRSGTGFDPDGNKALVTEGDQPVNLDDFNWDAVPALLKTAKKELKVAKPTSQYLLLRVPNTYDGTLKGMAIYLSDDYGDGGYMEANAKGTVTRVMRSDG; via the coding sequence ATGAACGAGGGGGAGCCCGACAGACGGGTCGTGGACGGCCGCTTCGAGCTGGAGTCCCGGCTCGGCGGCGGTGGCATGGGCACGGTGTGGCGTGCCCAGGATCTGCTGCTGCACCGCTATGTCGCGGTCAAGGAGGTCCGGCCGCCGGACATCGACCTCGCCGAGTACGACCCCGCCGCGGCGGAGATGCTGCGCCAGCGGGTCCTGCGCGAGGCACGCGCCCTGGCCCGGGTCGAGCACCCGAACGTGGTGACGATCCACCACATCGTCGACGAGGGCGTGGGCACCTACCCCTGGCTCGTCATGGAACTCGTCCAAGGCGGCTCGCTCGCCGACCGGTTGGCCCGCGGACCCATGGCCCCCGCCGAGGCCGCCCAGCTCGGCAGCGGAGTGCTCGACGCCCTCAACGCGGCACACGCGGCGGGCGTCCAGCACCGCGACGTGAAACCCGCCAACGTCCTGCTGCGCACCGACGGCCGCCCCGTCCTCACCGACTTCGGCATCGCCGCCATCCGCGACGCCACCGCCCTCACCGCCACCGGCTCGATCATCGGCACCCCCGACTACATGGCCCCGGAACGGGTCTCCGGCCACAGCGGCGGACCCGCCGCCGACCTGTGGTCGCTCGCGATGATGCTCTACGTCGCCGTCGAGGGCTATCACCCGCTCCAGCGCGGTACCACCCTGGCGACCCTGGCCGCCGTACTCCAGGAGGACGTGCCGCCACCGGTACGGGCCGGATCGCTGACGCCGGTGCTGTCCTGCGTCCTGGTCCGCGATCCCGAGGCGCGGCCGGACGCCGGGACGGTCGGCCGGATGCTGGCCGCCGCCGCGGCACAGCCCGAGGACCGGCGCCCGGAGACCACCTCGTACCGGCTCGCCCCGCCGATTCCTCCCTCACTGCCGCCCACCGACGGCATGCAGGCGACGGCGTCGGGCAGTCGGCGACGCCCGGCGAAACGGAACCGGGGCGTCGCGGTCGCCTCCAGCGTCGTAGGCGTACTGCTCATCGGCACGCTCGCGTGGAAGGTGCTGCCGGACGGGAACGACAAGAAGGACACGTCGGCGTCCACAGGAGCCACCGGTCAGACGCAGCAGCAGACCACGCCTACGGTCTCGGCGAGTCAGAGCAGCGCCGCCGTGAAGACCCAGGACATGCTCACCCCGTCCGGCATTCGCACCGCGATCAAGGCCTTCAAGGAGAAGACGGGCAGTGATCGTTTCGCCGACTTCTCCGTGTACCCGGGATACGTCATCGCGGACGTGATGGTGAAAGGCAGCCAGACCAAGTACCAGAGCTATACCTACCGCTCCGGCACCGGGTTCGACCCGGACGGCAACAAGGCCCTGGTGACGGAAGGCGACCAGCCGGTGAATCTCGACGACTTCAACTGGGACGCGGTTCCCGCGTTGTTGAAGACCGCGAAGAAGGAGCTGAAGGTCGCGAAGCCGACGAGCCAGTACCTGCTGCTGCGGGTGCCGAACACCTACGACGGCACGTTGAAGGGCATGGCGATCTACCTGAGCGACGACTACGGCGACGGCGGCTACATGGAGGCCAACGCCAAGGGCACCGTGACCAGGGTGATGCGGTCCGACGGGTAG
- the katG gene encoding catalase/peroxidase HPI, whose amino-acid sequence MSENHDAIVTDAKSEDAGGCPVAHGRAAHPTQGGGNRQWWPERLNLKILAKDPVVANPLGADFDYAEAFGALDLAAVKQDIAEVLTTSQDWWPADFGNYGPLMIRMAWHSAGTYRISDGRGGGGRGQQRFAPLNSWPDNGNLDKARRLLWPVKKKYGQSISWADLLILTGNVALETMGFETFGFAGGRADVWEADEDVYWGPETTWLDDQRYTGDRELENPLGAVQMGLIYVNPEGPNGNPDPLASARDIRETFRRMAMNDEETVALIAGGHTFGKTHGAGPAESVGDDPEAAPLESLGLGWKSTYGTGKGGDAITSGLEVTWTTKPTQWSNDFFDILFGYEWELTQSPAGANQWVAKDAEAIIPDAHDASKKKLPTMLTTDLALRFDPIYGEISKRFHENPAQFADAFSRAWFKLTHRDLGPKSLYLGPEVPSETLLWQDPLPQAEGETIDAADVTALKAKILASDLTVSQLVSTAWASASTFRGSDKRGGANGARIRLEPQRGWEANDPDQLASVLRVLEGIQAEFNSGAKKVSLADLIVLGGAAAVEKAAKDGGVAVEVPFTPGRVDATEEHTDVESFAALEPTVDGFRNYLGKGNRLPAEYLLLDRANLLTLTAPELTVLVGGLRVLGANQGQSTHGVLTDKVGTLTNDFFVNLLDLGTTWSSTSSDQQTFEARDASGAVKWTGTRADLVFGSNSELRALAEVYASDDAKEKFVKDFVDAWVKVSDLDRFDLV is encoded by the coding sequence ATGTCTGAGAACCACGACGCAATCGTCACGGACGCGAAGTCGGAGGATGCCGGGGGCTGCCCCGTCGCGCACGGGCGCGCCGCGCACCCGACCCAGGGCGGTGGCAACCGTCAGTGGTGGCCGGAGCGGCTCAACCTGAAGATCCTCGCCAAGGACCCGGTCGTCGCGAACCCGCTCGGCGCGGACTTCGACTACGCCGAGGCGTTCGGTGCCCTCGACCTCGCGGCCGTCAAACAGGACATCGCCGAGGTACTGACCACCTCGCAGGACTGGTGGCCGGCGGACTTCGGCAACTACGGCCCGCTGATGATCCGGATGGCCTGGCACAGCGCCGGCACCTACCGCATCAGCGACGGCCGCGGCGGTGGCGGCCGCGGCCAGCAGCGCTTCGCGCCGCTGAACAGCTGGCCGGACAACGGCAACCTCGACAAGGCCCGCCGTCTGCTGTGGCCCGTCAAGAAGAAGTACGGCCAGTCCATCTCCTGGGCCGACCTCCTGATCCTCACCGGCAACGTGGCGCTGGAGACGATGGGCTTCGAGACCTTCGGCTTCGCCGGCGGCCGTGCCGACGTCTGGGAGGCCGACGAGGACGTGTACTGGGGTCCCGAGACCACCTGGCTCGACGACCAGCGCTACACCGGCGACCGCGAGCTGGAGAACCCGCTCGGCGCCGTCCAGATGGGCCTCATCTACGTCAACCCCGAGGGCCCCAACGGCAACCCGGACCCGCTGGCCTCGGCCCGCGACATCCGTGAGACCTTCCGCCGCATGGCGATGAACGACGAGGAGACCGTCGCCCTCATCGCCGGTGGCCACACCTTCGGCAAGACCCACGGCGCGGGCCCGGCCGAGTCGGTCGGCGACGACCCCGAGGCCGCACCGCTGGAATCGCTCGGCCTGGGCTGGAAGTCCACCTACGGCACCGGCAAGGGCGGCGACGCGATCACCTCCGGCCTTGAGGTGACCTGGACCACCAAGCCCACCCAGTGGAGCAACGACTTCTTCGACATCCTCTTCGGCTACGAGTGGGAGCTGACCCAGAGCCCCGCCGGCGCCAACCAGTGGGTGGCCAAGGACGCCGAGGCGATCATCCCCGACGCGCACGACGCGTCGAAGAAGAAGCTCCCGACGATGCTCACCACCGACCTCGCGCTGCGCTTCGACCCGATCTACGGCGAGATCTCGAAGCGCTTCCACGAGAACCCGGCCCAGTTCGCGGACGCCTTCTCCCGCGCCTGGTTCAAGCTGACCCACCGTGACCTGGGCCCGAAGTCCCTGTACCTCGGCCCGGAGGTCCCGTCCGAGACCCTGCTGTGGCAGGACCCGCTGCCGCAGGCCGAGGGCGAGACCATCGACGCCGCCGACGTCACGGCCCTCAAGGCGAAGATCCTCGCCTCGGACCTGACCGTCTCGCAGCTGGTGTCCACCGCGTGGGCGTCCGCCTCCACCTTCCGGGGCAGCGACAAGCGCGGCGGTGCCAACGGCGCCCGTATCCGCCTGGAGCCGCAGCGCGGCTGGGAGGCCAACGACCCCGACCAGCTCGCTTCTGTGCTGCGGGTCCTCGAAGGCATCCAGGCGGAGTTCAACTCCGGCGCCAAGAAGGTCTCCCTGGCCGACCTGATCGTCCTCGGCGGTGCCGCGGCGGTCGAGAAGGCCGCCAAGGACGGCGGCGTCGCCGTGGAGGTCCCCTTCACGCCGGGCCGTGTCGACGCGACCGAGGAGCACACCGACGTCGAGTCGTTCGCCGCGCTGGAGCCGACCGTCGACGGCTTCCGCAACTACCTCGGCAAGGGCAACCGCCTTCCCGCCGAGTACCTGCTGCTCGACCGGGCCAACCTGCTCACGCTGACCGCCCCCGAGCTGACCGTCCTCGTCGGCGGCCTGCGCGTCCTGGGCGCCAACCAGGGCCAGTCCACCCACGGTGTCCTCACCGACAAGGTCGGCACGCTGACCAACGACTTCTTCGTGAACCTGCTCGACCTGGGCACCACGTGGTCGTCGACCTCCTCGGACCAGCAGACCTTCGAGGCCCGCGACGCCTCCGGCGCCGTCAAGTGGACCGGCACCCGTGCCGACCTCGTCTTCGGCTCGAACTCCGAGCTGCGCGCGCTCGCCGAGGTCTACGCGAGCGACGACGCGAAGGAGAAGTTCGTGAAGGACTTCGTCGACGCGTGGGTCAAGGTCTCCGACCTGGACCGGTTCGACCTCGTCTGA